Proteins encoded together in one Polaribacter reichenbachii window:
- a CDS encoding IMPACT family protein, which yields MENDSYKTILKPSTETLFKEKGSKFFGYAFPVLNEDDVKDCLENLRKTHHAARHFCYAYQIGIEDIKYRANDDGEPNNSAGLPIYGQIQSFEVTNVLIVSVRYFGGTKLGVGGLISAYKTSAQITLEASEIVEKTIDVLYKLNFQYDMMNNVMRIIKEKNINIVNQKLELDCEYTISIRKKEAQTIFDIFNNLYKVGIKTLD from the coding sequence ATGGAAAATGATAGCTACAAAACAATTCTAAAGCCATCTACAGAAACCCTTTTTAAAGAAAAAGGTAGTAAGTTCTTTGGTTATGCTTTTCCTGTTTTAAATGAAGATGATGTTAAAGATTGTTTAGAAAACTTAAGAAAAACTCATCATGCTGCTCGTCATTTTTGTTATGCTTACCAAATAGGAATTGAAGACATTAAATACAGAGCAAATGATGATGGAGAGCCTAATAATTCTGCAGGTTTGCCAATTTACGGTCAAATTCAGTCTTTTGAAGTAACCAATGTTTTAATAGTTTCAGTTCGTTATTTTGGAGGCACAAAACTTGGTGTTGGGGGTTTAATTAGCGCTTACAAAACATCTGCACAAATTACTTTAGAAGCCTCAGAAATTGTAGAAAAAACAATTGATGTTTTGTACAAACTCAATTTTCAATACGATATGATGAATAATGTAATGCGCATTATTAAAGAAAAAAACATCAATATTGTAAATCAAAAATTGGAATTAGATTGTGAATACACAATATCCATCAGAAAAAAAGAAGCTCAAACAATTTTTGACATTTTTAATAATTTATACAAGGTTGGTATAAAAACTTTAGATTAA
- a CDS encoding thioesterase family protein produces the protein MFQRNYTVKGEDVNDFMVMQNAAYLNYSTKILETFLFVNGFTKSKLNNLQVGLQKKNDQILQHKRLIFTEAFSVDLEFKSIAFSNQKMNVSIHFYNDKKELCTTITRELFWFDYTNWVSITPPKAIAKYFVEVKNYGKVG, from the coding sequence ATGTTTCAAAGAAATTATACAGTAAAAGGAGAAGATGTAAACGATTTTATGGTGATGCAAAATGCAGCTTATTTAAACTATTCAACTAAAATTTTAGAAACATTTTTGTTTGTAAACGGGTTTACCAAAAGTAAACTTAACAATTTACAAGTTGGTTTGCAGAAAAAAAACGATCAAATTTTACAACACAAAAGATTGATATTTACAGAAGCTTTTTCTGTAGATTTAGAGTTTAAGAGCATTGCTTTTTCAAATCAAAAAATGAATGTATCTATACATTTTTATAATGATAAAAAGGAATTATGTACCACAATAACTAGAGAATTATTTTGGTTCGATTATACGAATTGGGTAAGTATAACTCCTCCAAAGGCAATCGCCAAATATTTTGTTGAGGTTAAAAATTATGGAAAAGTTGGGTAA
- a CDS encoding DUF5777 family beta-barrel protein, producing MKKILLIILLIFINNSIFSQDDLLDILEDETPESTTDNIVTSTFKGTRILNGHSIENRKDSELEFIISHRFGAINLGFDELFGLDQSNIRFALEYGVTDNLTAGFGRSSFEKTYDSFLKYSWVKQRKGQKSFPVAISLFGSIAVKTIKDYDPADKRSFAESLSYVGQVLVARKFNESFSFQITPTYIHRNTVKIGADPHDIFAVGFGGRLKLSKRVSLNSEYYYAFDESESINARNSLAFGVDIETGGHIFQLILSNAITMIEKSFIAENTGNFFGGDIHFGFNISRTF from the coding sequence ATGAAAAAAATATTATTAATTATTTTATTGATTTTTATAAACAATTCAATTTTTTCTCAAGACGATTTACTAGATATTTTAGAAGATGAAACACCAGAAAGTACCACAGATAATATTGTAACATCAACCTTTAAAGGAACAAGGATTTTAAATGGACATTCTATAGAAAATAGAAAAGACAGCGAATTAGAGTTTATAATTTCTCACAGATTTGGAGCCATAAATTTAGGTTTTGACGAACTTTTTGGCTTAGACCAATCTAACATTCGTTTTGCTCTAGAATATGGAGTTACAGATAATTTAACAGCTGGTTTTGGTAGAAGTAGTTTCGAGAAAACTTACGATTCTTTTTTAAAGTATAGTTGGGTAAAACAACGAAAAGGACAAAAATCATTTCCAGTAGCTATTTCACTATTTGGTAGTATTGCTGTAAAAACGATTAAGGATTACGATCCTGCAGATAAAAGATCTTTTGCAGAAAGTTTATCTTATGTTGGGCAGGTTTTAGTGGCAAGAAAGTTTAATGAGTCTTTTTCGTTTCAAATAACCCCTACTTACATTCATAGAAATACTGTTAAAATAGGAGCAGATCCCCATGATATTTTTGCAGTAGGTTTTGGAGGCAGATTAAAATTAAGCAAAAGAGTTTCTTTAAATAGTGAGTATTATTATGCTTTTGATGAGTCTGAATCTATAAATGCTAGAAATTCATTGGCTTTTGGTGTAGATATAGAAACTGGTGGCCATATATTTCAATTAATTTTATCAAATGCAATTACAATGATCGAAAAAAGTTTTATAGCCGAAAATACAGGTAATTTTTTTGGTGGTGATATTCATTTTGGATTTAACATTTCAAGAACTTTTTAA
- a CDS encoding YceI family protein → MKIILTLISCFLWVSITQSQGKYLTKNGAITFFSKAPMEDITADNNQVLSIIDTDHSKMAISILMKSFLFKKALMQEHFNENYVESDKYPKATFKGEILDFNSVNNVLSTKQVKGVLTIHGVSKEINIDANFIKQNNTILVSGDFMINLEDFKIKIPAIVAKNIAKKIKVTFKFNHKPY, encoded by the coding sequence ATGAAAATTATACTTACGCTAATTAGCTGTTTTTTATGGGTTTCAATAACTCAGAGTCAAGGAAAATATTTAACTAAAAACGGTGCTATTACCTTTTTTTCTAAAGCACCTATGGAAGATATTACTGCAGATAACAATCAAGTTTTAAGCATTATCGATACTGATCATAGTAAAATGGCCATTTCAATTTTAATGAAATCGTTTCTGTTTAAAAAAGCATTAATGCAAGAACATTTTAACGAAAATTATGTGGAATCTGATAAATACCCTAAAGCAACTTTTAAAGGTGAAATTTTAGATTTTAATTCTGTAAATAATGTGCTTAGCACAAAACAAGTTAAAGGTGTTTTAACTATTCATGGGGTTTCTAAAGAAATTAATATTGATGCTAATTTTATAAAACAAAATAATACCATTTTAGTTTCTGGAGATTTTATGATAAATCTAGAAGATTTCAAAATTAAAATTCCTGCAATTGTAGCTAAAAATATAGCCAAAAAAATTAAAGTTACTTTTAAATTTAACCATAAACCTTATTAA
- a CDS encoding OB-fold protein, which yields MNKKKIILLVLLLVIVGAGISYKMYNKPHKNITETPVDIYVSADTILEEFSLDEKTANSKYLEKIIAVNGAISSLKIENGKGIITLTSNKDFGGVLCHLSEKSSKKINTLKNGQIITVKGICTGYLMDVVLVKSEF from the coding sequence ATGAATAAGAAAAAAATAATTCTATTAGTACTGCTTTTAGTAATAGTAGGTGCAGGTATAAGTTATAAAATGTACAATAAACCTCATAAAAATATTACAGAAACACCAGTAGATATTTACGTTTCTGCAGATACAATTTTAGAAGAATTTTCTTTGGATGAAAAAACTGCAAACTCAAAATATTTAGAAAAAATAATTGCAGTAAATGGTGCAATTTCTTCTTTAAAAATAGAAAATGGAAAAGGAATTATCACCTTAACAAGCAATAAAGATTTTGGTGGAGTTCTTTGTCATTTATCAGAAAAATCTAGCAAAAAAATAAACACTTTAAAAAACGGACAAATTATAACAGTTAAAGGTATTTGTACTGGCTATTTAATGGATGTTGTTCTGGTAAAATCAGAATTTTAA
- a CDS encoding c-type cytochrome has protein sequence MNNQLKFKKTLLILSTIVFFASCLKNVEETIEETPETDLCATITYALSIKPIIDNNCIQCHGTGGNFPNLTTYNGTSANANSVKAEVVSRRMPQGGSLTTTEIEAISCWVDAGALNN, from the coding sequence ATGAACAATCAACTAAAATTTAAAAAAACATTATTGATACTTTCTACAATAGTTTTTTTTGCTTCATGTTTAAAAAACGTAGAAGAAACTATTGAAGAAACACCAGAAACAGACCTTTGTGCTACAATTACCTATGCTCTTAGTATAAAACCAATTATAGATAATAATTGTATTCAATGTCATGGAACAGGAGGTAATTTTCCGAATTTAACAACATATAATGGAACAAGTGCAAATGCTAATAGTGTAAAAGCAGAAGTTGTAAGCAGAAGAATGCCACAAGGAGGCTCTTTAACTACTACAGAAATAGAAGCAATAAGTTGTTGGGTAGATGCTGGTGCATTAAATAATTAA
- a CDS encoding LytR/AlgR family response regulator transcription factor, whose amino-acid sequence MKKDKLYFLTFLSIAAIFLLVALFASKYFIKVSANQLIEVQVESSKREANEIAKLIDFQLSSGIKKGEIVKNIQQIIENTNTDSWFISVFNWSGKEVANPDKTKVGQLVSSNQTLLASLKEKNNSDNLYDLLVNPITNSSSEIIHISPIKNSDLIIAANVNIKSISIQMNTLKSNFYLIFLVMGILIIVLSFLAVRVLGSAYEKQLELRNTNLTSEVVNLSKLNTDLVSYKEKVAETPIEIIKEETTEKEKERILTYVRNELVPIATKDIAYVYTENTITYVVCFDGKRSTTNLSLDDMYTNLNSTLFFRANRQFIISITAIDKIIKYGNSQLKILLQSKTSEEIIISKNKAAEFKQWLSI is encoded by the coding sequence ATGAAAAAAGACAAACTTTATTTTTTAACCTTTTTATCTATTGCTGCCATTTTTTTATTGGTTGCGCTATTTGCATCTAAATATTTTATTAAAGTTAGTGCAAATCAATTGATAGAAGTTCAAGTAGAATCTAGTAAAAGAGAAGCAAATGAAATTGCAAAACTTATCGATTTTCAATTATCATCAGGCATTAAAAAAGGTGAAATTGTAAAAAACATTCAGCAAATTATAGAAAATACAAATACAGATAGTTGGTTTATAAGTGTTTTTAATTGGAGTGGAAAAGAGGTTGCAAATCCAGATAAAACAAAAGTTGGTCAGTTAGTTAGCTCAAATCAAACTTTATTAGCTTCTTTAAAAGAGAAAAACAATTCTGATAATTTATACGATTTGTTAGTAAATCCAATTACAAATTCATCATCAGAAATTATTCATATTTCACCCATTAAAAATTCTGATTTAATAATTGCTGCGAACGTAAATATTAAAAGTATTTCGATTCAAATGAATACTTTAAAAAGCAATTTTTACCTTATTTTTTTAGTAATGGGAATTTTAATAATTGTATTATCTTTTCTAGCAGTTAGAGTTCTTGGTAGTGCTTATGAAAAACAATTAGAATTAAGAAATACCAACTTAACATCAGAAGTTGTAAACCTTTCTAAGTTGAATACAGATTTGGTCTCTTACAAAGAAAAAGTAGCAGAAACACCAATAGAAATTATTAAAGAAGAAACTACAGAAAAAGAAAAAGAAAGAATTCTTACTTATGTTAGAAACGAACTTGTGCCAATTGCAACTAAAGATATTGCATACGTTTATACAGAAAATACAATAACTTATGTAGTTTGTTTCGATGGCAAAAGATCTACAACTAATTTGAGTTTAGATGATATGTATACCAATTTAAACTCCACTTTATTTTTTAGAGCTAACAGACAATTTATAATAAGTATTACAGCTATTGATAAAATTATTAAATACGGAAATAGTCAGTTAAAAATATTGTTGCAATCTAAAACATCCGAAGAAATAATTATCAGTAAAAACAAAGCTGCCGAATTTAAACAATGGCTAAGTATTTAA
- a CDS encoding OB-fold protein produces the protein MKTKNIFYGIGILLIVVLNILYFYNPIFKSDSKSIENKLTDYNLKASDLVSSFTNNEKKANLLYTGKIIEITGTIKEITYLNDRNTIILNSNSETFGVICDINPNQKEKIHQLKQHQKIKVKGICKGFLKDVIFLNCAIDLPINE, from the coding sequence ATGAAAACTAAAAATATTTTTTATGGCATAGGTATTCTTTTAATAGTTGTACTGAATATTCTGTATTTTTATAATCCTATTTTTAAATCGGATAGTAAAAGCATTGAAAATAAGCTTACTGATTATAATTTAAAAGCCTCAGATTTAGTAAGCAGTTTTACCAACAACGAAAAGAAAGCAAACCTTTTATATACTGGAAAAATTATCGAAATTACTGGTACAATTAAAGAAATTACCTATTTAAATGATAGAAATACCATTATTTTAAATAGTAATTCTGAAACATTTGGAGTAATTTGCGATATCAACCCAAATCAAAAAGAAAAAATACATCAACTAAAGCAACATCAAAAAATTAAAGTAAAAGGCATTTGCAAAGGTTTTTTAAAAGATGTTATATTTTTAAATTGCGCTATAGATTTACCAATCAATGAATAA
- a CDS encoding YceI family protein, with translation MNKLLPFFFLIITLADFNVKEHQFIARQGQISFFSYTSVENIEAKNNQVLSILDLEKQEIAISMLMRAFVFKKDLMYEHFNESYIESDIFPKANFEGKIIDFDAKTMQNQTRIIRGKITIHGITKEIDIKTTILNNNGNYTLSGSFDLLVNDFDIKIPPILSSNIAKTIAIQFNFQYKPYEE, from the coding sequence ATGAATAAACTATTACCATTTTTTTTTCTGATTATAACGCTTGCTGACTTTAATGTAAAAGAGCATCAATTTATTGCAAGGCAAGGACAAATTTCTTTTTTTTCTTATACCTCTGTAGAAAATATTGAAGCCAAAAACAATCAAGTTCTCAGTATATTAGATCTAGAAAAACAAGAAATTGCAATTAGTATGTTAATGCGTGCTTTTGTTTTTAAAAAAGATTTAATGTACGAGCATTTTAACGAAAGTTATATAGAGTCTGATATTTTTCCGAAAGCAAATTTTGAAGGAAAAATTATTGATTTTGATGCAAAAACGATGCAAAATCAAACCAGAATTATTCGCGGAAAAATAACCATCCATGGCATAACAAAAGAGATAGATATTAAAACCACCATTTTAAATAATAATGGTAATTATACACTTTCTGGTTCTTTTGATCTTTTAGTTAACGATTTTGATATTAAAATTCCACCAATTTTATCAAGTAATATTGCCAAAACCATTGCTATACAATTCAACTTTCAATACAAACCTTATGAAGAATAA
- a CDS encoding DUF5777 family beta-barrel protein — MKNKHLFKLFLFCMLLMHFSTNSQGLLDQLENEFPNKPIYEIATFKTTRIGLGHSIETRKKGILEIAFYNRYWNIPDFKGQRFLADKVSIRYGLDYAFSDNFTFGLGYTNYDKITDGFFKYKLLKQRQNSNKGLVSITLVQGVSHRKTTSMYSNYNQQNNSTTSSKYAFTSQVLIARKINTELSLQVAPTFIQKAENPLIDNDKNQFAIAFGGRHKIGGHASIVSEYFYVTNPIKSIENYNAFMIGINWELSHLMLQFQMTNARNFAEDTFITQTRNNFNAKDGNFHFGFNATWVLQTKKKKLN, encoded by the coding sequence ATGAAGAATAAACACCTATTTAAACTGTTCTTATTTTGTATGCTATTGATGCATTTTTCTACAAACTCACAAGGTTTACTAGACCAATTAGAAAACGAATTCCCAAACAAACCAATATATGAAATTGCCACTTTTAAAACTACTAGAATTGGTTTAGGGCATTCTATTGAAACACGTAAAAAAGGAATTTTAGAAATTGCTTTTTATAATAGATATTGGAATATTCCTGATTTTAAAGGACAACGTTTTTTAGCAGATAAAGTGAGCATTCGTTATGGTTTAGACTATGCTTTTTCAGATAATTTTACTTTTGGTTTAGGCTACACGAACTACGATAAAATTACTGACGGTTTTTTTAAATATAAACTATTAAAACAACGTCAGAACTCGAATAAAGGATTGGTCAGCATTACCTTGGTTCAAGGTGTTTCTCATAGAAAAACAACAAGTATGTATAGCAACTATAATCAACAAAACAATAGCACAACGTCTAGCAAATATGCCTTTACCAGCCAGGTTTTAATTGCAAGAAAAATAAATACAGAACTTTCTTTACAAGTTGCACCTACTTTTATACAAAAAGCAGAAAATCCGTTAATAGATAATGATAAAAATCAGTTTGCAATTGCATTTGGTGGTAGACATAAAATTGGAGGACACGCTTCTATTGTATCTGAATATTTTTATGTAACTAACCCAATAAAATCTATAGAAAATTATAATGCTTTTATGATAGGTATAAATTGGGAATTGAGTCATTTAATGTTACAATTTCAAATGACAAATGCCCGAAATTTTGCCGAAGACACTTTTATTACTCAAACCAGAAATAATTTTAATGCTAAAGATGGTAATTTTCATTTTGGGTTTAATGCTACTTGGGTTTTACAAACTAAAAAGAAAAAATTAAACTAA
- the lon gene encoding endopeptidase La — MSKSKIIKLDSLSFQDIISEDSELIPLMTAEDEEIINKESVPESLPILPLRNTVLFPGVVIPITAGRDKSIQLIKDANKGDKIIGVVAQRNEEEEVPKLQDIHTTGVVAQILRVLKMPDGNTTVIIQGKKRFEINELTQTEPYLKATVKEVFENKEIENQKEFDAIIDSIKEQALEVIKENPMLPSEASFAIKNIQSNSFLVNFIASNMDLSVMQKQVILEKDNLKERALLTLKNLNKELQKLQLRNDIQSKTREDLDQQQREYYLNQQLKTIQEELGGVSNDQELEEMRKQAKTKKWTKEVGETFDKELARLKRMNPQAAEYGVQRSYLELMLELPWGIFSEDKFDLKHATKVLDRDHFGLEKVKERIIEHLAVLKLRNDMKSPIICLYGPPGVGKTSLGRSVAESLGRKYVRMSLGGLRDEAEIRGHRKTYIGAMPGRLIQNLKKAGTSNPVFVLDEIDKLGQSHQGDPSSAMLEVLDPEQNEAFYDNYLEVGYDLSKVLFIATANNLGQIPWALRDRMEIINVTGYTIEEKIEIAKRHLLPKQLKEHGLSSKDLKLGKKQIEQIVEGYTRESGVRGLEKQVAKVVRFAAKSIALEEEYEVNLSSEKVEEILGTPRNRDKYETNDVAGVVTGLAWTSVGGDILFIESILSKGKGNLSITGNLGTVMKESATIALQYIKSNAEEFGIKPEVMEKYNVHIHVPEGATPKDGPSAGITMLTSLISSYTQRKVKNKLAMTGEITLRGKVLPVGGIKEKILAAKRANIKEIILCEENRKDILEIKESYLKGLTFHYVSDMKQVIDIALTKQKVKNAKKLV; from the coding sequence ATGAGCAAATCAAAAATAATAAAATTAGACAGTTTGTCTTTTCAAGATATTATAAGTGAAGATTCTGAATTAATCCCCTTAATGACTGCTGAAGATGAGGAGATTATTAATAAAGAAAGTGTACCAGAATCGTTACCAATTTTACCTTTAAGAAATACTGTGTTATTTCCTGGAGTTGTAATACCTATTACTGCTGGTAGAGATAAATCGATTCAATTAATAAAAGATGCCAATAAAGGAGATAAAATAATTGGAGTTGTTGCACAGCGTAATGAAGAGGAAGAAGTTCCTAAATTACAAGACATTCATACAACAGGTGTTGTAGCACAAATTTTACGTGTGTTAAAAATGCCTGATGGTAACACAACTGTAATTATTCAAGGTAAAAAACGTTTTGAAATTAATGAATTAACTCAGACTGAACCTTATTTAAAAGCGACAGTAAAAGAAGTATTTGAAAACAAAGAAATAGAAAATCAGAAAGAATTTGATGCAATTATCGATTCTATTAAAGAGCAAGCATTAGAGGTAATTAAAGAAAACCCTATGTTGCCAAGTGAAGCTTCTTTTGCTATTAAAAACATTCAATCGAATTCGTTTTTGGTGAATTTTATTGCATCAAATATGGATTTATCTGTAATGCAGAAACAAGTAATTTTAGAAAAAGACAACCTAAAAGAACGTGCATTATTAACGCTTAAGAACCTAAATAAAGAGCTGCAGAAATTACAATTGCGAAATGATATTCAGTCAAAAACGCGCGAAGATTTAGATCAACAACAACGTGAATATTATTTAAATCAGCAATTAAAAACTATTCAAGAAGAATTAGGAGGTGTTTCTAACGATCAAGAATTGGAAGAAATGCGTAAGCAAGCCAAAACTAAAAAGTGGACCAAAGAAGTTGGCGAAACTTTTGATAAAGAATTGGCTCGTTTAAAAAGAATGAATCCGCAAGCTGCTGAATATGGTGTACAAAGAAGTTATTTAGAGTTAATGTTAGAATTACCTTGGGGAATTTTTTCTGAAGATAAATTCGACTTAAAGCACGCTACAAAAGTTTTAGATAGAGATCACTTCGGATTAGAAAAAGTTAAAGAAAGAATCATAGAACATTTGGCTGTTTTAAAGTTAAGAAACGATATGAAATCGCCAATTATCTGTTTATATGGACCTCCAGGAGTTGGTAAAACTTCACTAGGAAGATCTGTTGCAGAATCTTTAGGACGTAAATATGTACGTATGTCTTTAGGTGGTTTACGTGATGAAGCTGAAATTAGAGGACATAGAAAAACTTATATTGGTGCAATGCCTGGACGTTTAATCCAAAACCTTAAAAAAGCAGGAACATCAAATCCAGTTTTTGTATTGGATGAGATTGATAAGTTAGGGCAAAGTCATCAAGGAGATCCATCTTCTGCAATGTTAGAAGTTTTAGATCCTGAACAAAATGAAGCTTTTTACGATAATTATTTAGAAGTTGGTTACGATTTATCGAAAGTGCTTTTTATTGCAACAGCCAATAATTTAGGGCAAATTCCTTGGGCTTTACGTGATAGAATGGAAATTATAAATGTTACTGGTTATACTATTGAAGAAAAAATAGAAATTGCCAAAAGACATTTATTGCCTAAACAATTAAAAGAACACGGTTTATCTTCTAAAGATTTAAAATTAGGTAAAAAACAAATAGAGCAAATTGTAGAAGGTTATACTCGTGAATCTGGTGTACGTGGTTTAGAAAAGCAAGTGGCTAAAGTAGTTCGTTTTGCTGCAAAATCTATTGCTTTAGAAGAAGAATATGAGGTTAATTTATCATCAGAAAAAGTTGAAGAAATTTTAGGAACTCCAAGAAACAGAGATAAATACGAAACAAATGATGTTGCAGGTGTTGTTACTGGTTTAGCTTGGACTTCTGTGGGTGGAGATATTTTATTTATAGAATCTATTTTGTCTAAAGGAAAAGGAAATCTTTCAATTACTGGTAATTTAGGTACTGTAATGAAAGAGTCTGCAACAATTGCATTACAATATATAAAATCGAATGCAGAAGAATTTGGTATAAAACCAGAAGTAATGGAGAAGTACAATGTACATATTCATGTGCCGGAAGGTGCAACTCCTAAAGATGGGCCAAGTGCAGGTATTACAATGTTAACTTCGTTAATCTCTTCTTATACGCAAAGAAAGGTTAAGAATAAATTAGCAATGACTGGCGAAATTACTTTACGAGGAAAGGTATTGCCTGTTGGCGGAATTAAAGAAAAAATATTAGCTGCAAAAAGAGCAAATATTAAAGAAATAATTCTTTGTGAAGAAAATAGAAAAGATATTCTAGAAATTAAAGAAAGCTACTTAAAAGGCTTAACTTTCCATTATGTTTCAGATATGAAACAAGTAATAGATATTGCACTAACAAAGCAAAAAGTTAAAAATGCTAAGAAATTAGTTTAA
- a CDS encoding glycosyl hydrolase family 28-related protein — translation MSFKKHLIFFLQLFCIAITSAQLKVGDSNISFDKTKFDSNWPQMERWSKAGVLNGIPSINNIELGIKVTAFTASGINDAIKKCPSGKYVFLPNGSYLIDESIQLKSNVFLIGESVDSVICNITMTDKIAFQFYNINNSGIYNLTIQGAWGNPKYNWNISSQLNDEMPNNTNISVKFSGTTKNCWLDNVNIYNSALHPLVVNGTHITIRSCKIIGVHKKAGGYQGYFHVGNSDNLIYDNYVTYLRHISCQNPKSKYNVFYKNKFDQEFSFHTNDGGNNLIEQNKITLPKDMPNKTPNYFALMGPWSVKHKISIKPNYIYKNTIVELNHKNATPWSNNSKIYYGPFEIKPKNPYLNFKAMDSIFIPTGGTLYPVILK, via the coding sequence ATGTCATTTAAAAAACATTTAATTTTCTTTTTACAACTATTTTGTATTGCAATTACTTCTGCTCAATTAAAAGTTGGTGATTCAAATATTTCTTTTGATAAAACAAAATTTGATTCTAATTGGCCTCAAATGGAAAGATGGTCTAAAGCAGGAGTTTTAAACGGAATCCCGAGTATTAATAATATAGAGTTAGGTATAAAAGTTACAGCTTTTACAGCTTCAGGAATTAACGATGCTATTAAAAAATGCCCATCAGGAAAATATGTTTTTTTACCAAATGGTAGTTATTTAATTGATGAAAGTATCCAGTTAAAATCAAATGTATTTTTAATAGGAGAAAGTGTAGATAGTGTAATTTGCAACATTACTATGACTGATAAAATTGCTTTTCAGTTTTATAATATTAATAATTCTGGTATTTATAATCTTACCATTCAAGGTGCTTGGGGTAACCCAAAATATAATTGGAATATTAGTTCACAACTAAATGATGAAATGCCAAATAACACTAATATCTCTGTGAAATTTTCTGGAACGACTAAAAATTGTTGGTTAGACAATGTAAATATTTACAATAGTGCTTTACATCCTTTAGTTGTTAATGGAACACATATTACCATTAGAAGTTGTAAAATAATTGGAGTTCATAAAAAAGCGGGTGGTTATCAAGGATATTTTCACGTAGGTAATTCTGATAATTTAATTTATGATAATTATGTTACTTATTTACGCCATATTTCTTGTCAAAATCCAAAATCAAAATACAATGTTTTTTACAAAAATAAATTTGATCAAGAGTTTAGCTTTCATACCAATGATGGTGGTAATAATTTAATAGAACAAAACAAGATTACTTTACCAAAAGATATGCCTAATAAAACCCCTAATTATTTTGCATTAATGGGGCCTTGGTCTGTGAAACATAAAATATCAATAAAACCCAATTATATTTATAAAAATACAATTGTAGAATTAAATCATAAAAATGCGACTCCTTGGTCTAATAATTCTAAAATATATTATGGTCCTTTTGAAATAAAACCTAAAAATCCATACTTAAACTTTAAAGCTATGGATAGTATTTTTATTCCTACAGGAGGTACTTTATATCCTGTAATTTTAAAATAA
- a CDS encoding RNA polymerase sigma factor translates to MEANQPHITNLLERCKSSDKNAQLKIYNAYYKAMYNSAHRILKDNYEAEDIMQEAFLTAFTKLNSYKGEVAFGAWLKRIVINKSLTQLKKNNRYEEVKLEVVPNDEIEDEAINYTGLNPKLVLTTLQGLKDNYRVVLTLNLIEGFDYEEIAQILNYTNENVRTTVSRAKKKLKQVILAQNIQAQVYGR, encoded by the coding sequence TTGGAAGCTAATCAACCACATATAACCAACCTTTTAGAACGCTGTAAATCGTCTGATAAAAACGCGCAACTGAAAATCTACAATGCTTATTACAAAGCAATGTATAACTCAGCTCACCGAATTTTAAAAGACAATTATGAAGCTGAAGATATTATGCAAGAAGCATTTTTAACAGCGTTTACAAAGCTAAATTCCTATAAAGGGGAAGTTGCTTTTGGGGCTTGGTTAAAACGAATTGTTATCAATAAAAGTTTAACACAACTTAAGAAAAACAATCGTTATGAAGAAGTAAAATTAGAAGTTGTACCTAATGATGAAATTGAAGATGAAGCAATAAATTACACAGGCTTAAACCCAAAATTAGTATTAACTACTTTACAAGGTTTAAAAGATAATTATAGAGTTGTGCTCACTCTAAATTTAATAGAAGGTTTTGATTATGAAGAAATTGCACAAATATTAAATTACACAAACGAAAATGTGAGAACCACAGTTTCTAGAGCAAAGAAAAAATTAAAGCAAGTAATACTTGCCCAAAATATACAAGCACAAGTTTATGGAAGATAA